TAGGCGGCGTGAAGGGAGAGCTTCATTGAACGTTTCAGCCGGGACAAAAGATGCAACAGCGCCACCGAGTCGGGACCGCCTGAGAGAGCGACGAGCACCGAATCGCCGGGCTCAAGTAATTCGTGCTCGGCAATAGTCGTTTTGACTTTGTTCAGCATCTTACCGGCAAAGATACCTTCTTTGGTGGAAATTGCGAACTAAAACGGTGGCGCCCATGAATGGGTCTCTTGCGCTCCGCGCCCTGCTCATTTCATGTTGAGCGGAGTCGAGGCATAAGATTGCCGCGCGAATCACGCCGATAGGAGCCACTGGTGGCCGCGGGATTCGCTCGCAATGACTCAGAAGGATGGGCTTTCAACAAACCCACTGTTGTGAGTGCGGGCCGCTATCCTCAAAACCGTTTCTGATAGACATGGCAGTAAGGCTCTTTGCCGGATCGTTCGTAGTAATCCTGATGGTAGTCTTCGGCCGCCCAAAACTTGTCGGCTTGCACCACCTCAGTAACGACCGCGTAGCCGTTGGCCTTCAATAGGCCTATCAGCTTCTCGGTGATCTCTCGCTGATGGTCGTCGACATAGAAGACCGCCGAACGATACTGATCACCCACGTCCGGTCCCTGTCGGTTGACCTGAGTGGGGTCGTGGATTTCGAAAAACAGTTTGGCCAGACTCTCAAAATCGATCTTGGAAGGATCGAACAAAACTTCGACCGTCTCGGCATGACCGGTGCTTCCTGAGCAAATGTCCCGGTAACTGGGATTGTCAATTCGTCCGCCCATATAGCCCGAGCGCACGCCGAGAACACCTTCGGCAGACTGCAGAAGATGCTCAGTCCCCCAGAAACAGCCACCGGCGAAGTACGCTTTGGCGCTTTCAAGCTGAGCCGTCTCGGAAGTGAAATTCATTGAGATCGAGTTGACACAGTGTCGGGTGTTCTTCTCGGTTAATCCTTCGCCGACAAAAACGTGTCCCAAATGAGCCCGGCAAAAGTTGCACACGATTTCGGTGCGGCGGCCGTCGGCATCGGGCACCTGGCTCACCGCCCCTTTGATGGCATCATCAAAACTGGGCCAGCCACAGCCGGAGTCAAACTTGTCGGTCGACTTGAACAAGGGCGCATCGCACCGCTTGCACGTATACACGCCGGCTTCTTTGTGATTGTAGTACTTTCCGGTGAATGGCGCTTCGGTACCTTTATCCACGATGACTCTTTTTTCATCTGATGTGAGCGTGTTCTGTTTCATGGTATTACCGTGCTCTTTTTCACCCTTGACTTTCACACTAAACGGCAGTGCAACCAACAATCCAACCAGAGCTACTCTGTAGAGTATCAATATCGAATGTTGGCTCCAGCGCACCTTTGTGTCAGTCCGGGGGGAGCGTTTTTGATTGAATGTGTGCATGGCTTTATCCTTTGTATCATAGACACACGGAGTCGCCATTTTGTTCCAGCGAAATCGGCGCCGGTGTTCTTGTGGCAAGGTCGATCGAGACCCCTGACCCGAAGGCGAGAGCCACGGCTTGTCCGTGTCGTCTTGAGCGCAGTCGATGCATGAACGAAGTCAGCAGCCCAGAGGATGAGATTGCCGCGTCGTCCCGCGCAGCGCGGCACTCCTCGCAATGACGCGAAACAAGGTTCTTTCGACAACTGTCCACCAACGTGTGCGTCCCCGACTTTCAAAGTGAATTCAGTCGGTGAACGGTACGGTGCGGATTCCGGTGGAAGCGGACAGTTGCTCCGCCTCCGCACTCGTGCGACAGAAACAGGCAAGCCTGTCTTTGGGTATCGCAGAGAAATCGATATCCCCACTGTGTCTGTATTCTTTCTCCTGCCGCCAGTCGGATTTGCTCCCGGCCGATTGTGTCAGCCAGGGTTCGATGACCGAAGGAGGTCCCTCGGCACTTTGGTAGTAGCACACCGGTTTGATTCCGAGGGCGTTTGCCGTCTTGCGTTCAATGCCAATACCGTAAGGTTCGAAGGACATCTGGCTATAGCGAGCGCGCCATCTAATAAGCGGAACCAATTCGCTCGGCCGAAGCGCAGAGAAGCAGACACACCGTGTATTACCCGGCATGTTGTTGCTGGAGGCTACTATCTTTCGGCTGTTCATAATCGACTCGAGCGTGTCAAAACCGCTTCTGGGACACTTCTGTGAGTGCACGACGTCCCGATAGTAATCAACTGCCCGCTCGGTGGGCCAACATGTGTTTGCGGCTCGTGTCCAATGAACGAGATACCTGTCCTTACACGAAAGAATCTCCTCGGTCAAATCTTCCGGCGCAATGGTGTAGCCCAGTTTTCCAACCCGCGTTTCGTGATTGATCCGCCAGCTATTAATAATCGGCTTGCCGTCGGTCTCGGCGGCTGCGACAAGCTCACTCATGACACCGCCCTTTCGGATCGATATAGGGACAACCACATCTGAGTCGAGCGCGATCAATTGATCGCGCTCCTGCATGAGTTTGTGCTTGTCGAACGATCGTTCAT
The sequence above is a segment of the Candidatus Zixiibacteriota bacterium genome. Coding sequences within it:
- a CDS encoding bifunctional methionine sulfoxide reductase B/A protein; this translates as MKQNTLTSDEKRVIVDKGTEAPFTGKYYNHKEAGVYTCKRCDAPLFKSTDKFDSGCGWPSFDDAIKGAVSQVPDADGRRTEIVCNFCRAHLGHVFVGEGLTEKNTRHCVNSISMNFTSETAQLESAKAYFAGGCFWGTEHLLQSAEGVLGVRSGYMGGRIDNPSYRDICSGSTGHAETVEVLFDPSKIDFESLAKLFFEIHDPTQVNRQGPDVGDQYRSAVFYVDDHQREITEKLIGLLKANGYAVVTEVVQADKFWAAEDYHQDYYERSGKEPYCHVYQKRF